From one Perca flavescens isolate YP-PL-M2 chromosome 4, PFLA_1.0, whole genome shotgun sequence genomic stretch:
- the LOC114554158 gene encoding histone H2A: MSGRGKTGGKARAKAKTRSSRAGLQFPVGRVHRLLRKGNYAQRVGAGAPVYLAAVLEYLTAEILELAGNAARDNKKTRIIPRHLQLAVRNDEELNKLLGGVTIAQGGVLPNIQAVLLPKKTEKPAKK; this comes from the coding sequence ATGTCTGGAAGAGGGAAAACCGGAGGAAAAGCCAGAGCTAAGGCAAAGACCCGCTCCTCCCGTGCCGGGCTCCAGTTCCCAGTCGGCCGTGTCCACAGGCTGCTCCGTAAAGGAAACTACGCTCAGCGTGTGGGAGCCGGCGCCCCCGTCTATCTGGCGGCTGTGCTGGAGTACCTGACCGCTGAGATTCTGGAGCTGGCTGGAAACGCTGCCCGCGACAACAAGAAGACTCGTATCATCCCCCGTCACCTGCAGCTGGCTGTCCGCAACGACGAGGAACTCAACAAACTGCTGGGCGGAGTGACCATCGCTCAGGGCGGCGTGCTGCCCAACATCCAGGCCGTCCTGCTGCCCAAGAAGACCGAGAAGCCCGCCAAGAAGTAG
- the LOC114554157 gene encoding histone H3, giving the protein MARTKQTARKSTGGKAPRKQLATKAARKSAPATGGVKKPHRYRPGTVALREIRRYQKSTELLIRKLPFQRLVREIAQDFKTDLRFQSSAVMALQEASEAYLVGLFEDTNLCAIHAKRVTIMPKDIQLARRIRGERA; this is encoded by the coding sequence ATGGCTAGAACTAAGCAGACCGCTcgtaaatccaccggaggtaaAGCCCCCAGGAAGCAGCTGGCCACCAAGGCTGCCCGTAAGAGCGCCCCGGCCACCGGCGGAGTGAAGAAGCCTCACCGTTACAGGCCCGGTACCGTGGCTCTGAGAGAGATCCGTCGCTACCAGAAATCCACCGAGCTGCTGATCCGCAAGCTGCCCTTCCAGCGCCTGGTCCGAGAAATCGCTCAGGATTTCAAGACCGACCTGCGCTTCCAGAGCTCCGCCGTCATGGCTCTGCAGGAGGCCAGCGAGGCCTACCTGGTCGGCCTGTTCGAGGACACCAACCTGTGCGCCATCCACGCCAAGAGGGTCACCATCATGCCCAAAGACATCCAGCTGGCCCGCCGTATCCGCGGAGAGAGGGCTTAA